From Draconibacterium halophilum, one genomic window encodes:
- a CDS encoding SusC/RagA family TonB-linked outer membrane protein, whose translation MRKTFFIVFLLFSFSTLFAQDRISISGTVVDASGITLPGVSVLERGTTNGVVTDIDGNYTLSVKEGATVVFSYIGFLSQEIKPQQSGTINIQLQEDVVGLEEVVVVGYGEIKVKDLTSSISTVKSEELAKTPSGQAMQALQGKVAGVQIVNSGAPGGEPTVRIRGVGSFPSSSNSSPLYVVDGMYFDNIDFLNPSDIETLSVLKDASASAIYGVRAANGVVLISTKKGALNTKTSITYEGYYGIQVPQNVMQMANAEQFVDYVYQTGSAADISFVENAMQRYGRSRVNPNVPNVNTDWYAEIMKSHARQQNHSVSVLGGNDKTSYSMGINYYDQEGLLEAEDSYKRMNIRASIDHQANDWLKTGVNFNVSNGTRYIASSSAWFSAYHAVPILPVYDEQNYEDLVAQGIDYPSNYSSAQLLDYRGSQNPFLSLAYNDSRQDIRKVLAGIYAEVELLPNMLKFKSTYNSSMMFLKARSVGLPYYITNSTRRSLSTISSSRTTNVNHFFDNTLTYTNSFGDHNVSAMAGMSFRDEWYDYLGGSAEDIPLNENAWYINQSQSETSKQVGDNGERLYGISYFGRISYNYSNKYIAYFTIRQEGTQKYQEKWGTFPAFGLGWVVSEESFMDNTGILNYLKLRGGWGKLGNDKIARQDGANTTNPVYLAIDDMQVDGTTTTSTFGYLGWETVTGTNVGLNAELFDNRLSIDADYFIRDTEDAAIPVSLKLQSGSVLRNVGTIRNSGLELAVTWRNEINKDFSYTVGGNFSTLKNEVRDLYGQSYINGGQAEFRQRSQVGEPLLSFYGYEVAGIYQNESEISADPVAVDNSLVPGDFKYVDQNNDDVINDDDKVFLGSYIPTFSYGGFIGLNYKDFEFSMNIMGQTGNKILNRKRGEIIWTNDTNIDADLANGLWTGEGTSNKYPSASALRRGWNQNFSDYLVEDGNFFRIQNIQLAYNIDGKKLFGAGMPDARVFVTAEKPLTVFKYNGFNPEISNGIDRQFYPVPAVYTIGVNLKF comes from the coding sequence ATGCGAAAAACATTCTTTATTGTATTTCTCCTTTTTTCGTTTTCAACCCTATTTGCCCAGGATAGAATTTCTATCTCCGGTACAGTGGTTGATGCAAGCGGAATAACTCTGCCGGGAGTATCCGTTTTGGAAAGAGGAACAACTAACGGAGTTGTTACAGACATTGACGGCAATTATACATTGTCGGTTAAAGAGGGAGCCACTGTAGTATTTAGTTACATTGGTTTTCTTTCACAGGAAATTAAACCACAACAATCAGGCACAATCAACATTCAGCTACAGGAGGATGTAGTTGGCCTTGAAGAAGTTGTAGTAGTTGGATATGGTGAGATCAAGGTAAAAGACCTTACCTCATCCATTTCAACTGTTAAATCGGAAGAACTGGCAAAAACACCAAGCGGACAAGCCATGCAGGCGTTGCAGGGGAAGGTTGCCGGTGTACAAATCGTAAACTCCGGAGCACCCGGTGGCGAGCCTACAGTTCGTATTCGTGGTGTTGGGTCTTTCCCAAGCAGTAGTAACTCATCGCCTCTTTATGTTGTTGATGGAATGTATTTCGACAACATCGATTTCCTTAACCCATCAGACATTGAAACCTTATCGGTTTTAAAAGATGCATCGGCATCGGCAATTTATGGTGTTAGGGCGGCCAACGGAGTGGTACTTATTTCCACCAAAAAAGGTGCGTTAAACACGAAAACAAGTATTACTTACGAAGGATACTATGGTATCCAGGTTCCGCAAAACGTTATGCAAATGGCCAATGCCGAACAATTTGTTGATTACGTTTACCAAACCGGTTCGGCAGCCGATATTAGTTTTGTCGAAAATGCCATGCAGCGCTATGGCCGTAGCCGGGTAAATCCAAATGTGCCAAACGTTAATACCGACTGGTATGCCGAGATTATGAAATCGCATGCCCGCCAGCAAAACCACTCGGTTTCTGTTTTAGGTGGTAATGATAAAACATCTTACTCAATGGGTATTAATTACTACGATCAGGAAGGTTTGCTGGAAGCTGAAGATTCGTACAAAAGGATGAATATTCGTGCTTCTATCGATCACCAGGCAAATGACTGGCTTAAGACCGGCGTTAACTTCAATGTTAGTAACGGAACGCGTTACATAGCGAGTAGTTCTGCCTGGTTCAGTGCGTATCATGCTGTTCCGATATTGCCCGTTTATGACGAACAGAATTACGAAGATTTGGTAGCGCAAGGAATTGATTACCCAAGTAATTATTCAAGTGCCCAGCTGTTGGACTACCGCGGTTCGCAAAACCCGTTTTTAAGTCTTGCTTATAATGATTCGCGTCAGGATATCCGAAAAGTGCTTGCCGGTATTTATGCCGAAGTTGAGCTACTGCCAAATATGCTGAAATTTAAAAGTACCTACAATTCGTCGATGATGTTTCTGAAAGCCCGTAGTGTTGGCTTGCCTTATTACATTACCAATTCAACAAGACGAAGTTTGTCGACCATTTCATCATCAAGAACAACCAATGTGAATCATTTCTTTGATAACACATTAACCTATACAAATAGTTTTGGCGACCACAATGTTTCGGCTATGGCAGGTATGTCATTCCGCGATGAGTGGTACGACTATCTGGGTGGTTCTGCCGAAGATATTCCGCTAAACGAAAATGCCTGGTACATTAACCAGTCGCAGTCGGAGACTTCAAAACAAGTAGGCGACAATGGAGAGCGTCTTTATGGAATCTCGTATTTCGGACGTATTTCATACAACTACAGTAATAAATACATTGCCTATTTTACCATCCGTCAGGAAGGAACGCAAAAGTACCAGGAGAAATGGGGAACTTTCCCGGCCTTTGGTTTAGGTTGGGTGGTTTCTGAAGAAAGCTTTATGGATAATACCGGTATTCTCAACTACCTAAAACTAAGAGGTGGCTGGGGAAAACTGGGCAACGATAAAATTGCCCGCCAGGATGGAGCAAATACAACCAATCCGGTTTATTTGGCCATCGACGATATGCAGGTTGACGGAACAACAACAACCAGTACATTTGGCTATTTAGGTTGGGAAACTGTAACCGGTACAAATGTTGGTTTAAATGCCGAATTGTTTGACAACCGACTGAGTATAGACGCCGATTACTTTATTCGCGACACTGAAGACGCTGCCATTCCGGTAAGCCTAAAATTACAGTCGGGAAGTGTTTTGCGTAACGTCGGAACAATTCGTAACTCGGGACTGGAACTGGCAGTTACCTGGAGAAACGAAATTAACAAAGACTTTAGCTATACTGTTGGAGGTAATTTCTCGACACTTAAAAACGAAGTGCGCGACCTTTACGGACAATCCTATATTAATGGAGGTCAGGCTGAGTTCAGACAACGGTCGCAGGTGGGTGAGCCACTGCTTTCGTTCTATGGCTACGAAGTTGCCGGAATCTACCAAAACGAATCGGAAATTAGTGCTGATCCTGTTGCTGTCGATAACTCGCTGGTTCCCGGCGATTTCAAATATGTGGACCAAAACAACGATGATGTAATCAATGACGACGACAAAGTATTCCTTGGTTCGTACATACCAACTTTCTCGTACGGTGGATTTATTGGGCTGAACTATAAAGACTTCGAATTCTCGATGAACATTATGGGGCAAACCGGAAATAAAATTCTGAACCGTAAACGTGGTGAGATCATCTGGACAAACGATACCAACATCGACGCAGATTTGGCAAACGGCTTATGGACAGGTGAAGGAACATCGAATAAATACCCATCAGCTTCGGCATTACGCCGCGGATGGAATCAAAACTTTAGCGATTACCTGGTGGAAGATGGAAACTTCTTTCGCATCCAGAATATTCAGTTGGCCTATAACATTGACGGCAAAAAGCTGTTTGGCGCCGGAATGCCCGATGCCAGAGTATTTGTAACTGCAGAAAAGCCGCTTACGGTATTTAAGTATAACGGATTTAATCCTGAAATATCAAACGGTATCGATCGTCAGTTTTACCCGGTTCCGGCCGTCTATACAATTGGTGTAAATCTAAAATTCTAA
- a CDS encoding helix-turn-helix and ligand-binding sensor domain-containing protein, which produces MLGTGTKSIVGTIFLVIWAITSLALEEETGVVKFDQTIYKGARQNWGVSIANNGIIYFANHSGLLSFDGTNWTMNRLPNNTIVRSVKAVADSVVYTGGYRELGFWKTTPTGELVYESLNQEAKSFLEENPNLEIWNIAVKDDYVYFQSFNKILAYHNDSVFSLHLDGGISVMNQVEDRILVSVRDNGIWEVENDNVERIIFDDALIGTTVKFIISADNEKLLIGTADRGIFLWDGNVLKQWNEEWTSYFIENELNRACRTKTGQYIIGSLVDGIVAFDGFGKLITKVNSRNGLPNNTVLGIATDERENTWLALDIGIGFVADNPNKSFVVKKLPGAGAIYSTAIFENNLFLGTNQGLFKGSLDLDNDDIKLVQGTQDQIWDLKVIDDELLIGHNQGSFVLKNGVKRVISSEGGAFNFVQDPFHPDLLLQSTYNRIVVYNKTNDGIAFRNYIEHFSNLIRYIEFDHLGNIWASHMHRGIFKIQVDEERTKAVGEPEYFGEETFGKDHSIHVFKIEKRIVFTTGEKLYTFDDLTNSILPYDTLNVNLGKYAAANRIVKAPDNYYWFIESSSIGLFSIVQNDVKLIKEFPTSLFNDPLLVEGFENILPGNEYTGILCLQNGLAFLDASVSDSATSMIGRYAPEVRTIELQRNGGRSVFLPLNTNKTEIKNTLNNVKFRFSFPMLNEFPVSYKYFLRGLHQGWSESVANPEFQFERLPRGDYQLQVKAVDIWGNESQLYTFDFKILPALLGTKLAIFIYMFILIGALLLFRRWGVKQTRKKEQLRLEKREREIIRLRNDKLRDEVQFKSKELANSTMAIIRKNEFLLDLKNIVRKQKNELGSRYPDKYYNYLNNKIDKNISSRDDRQIFENNFERAHEQFFQKMKNKYPDLTSSDLQLCAYLRMNLSSKEIAPLLGISIRGVENHRYKLRKKLKLEPEDSLTDVMFSV; this is translated from the coding sequence ATGCTTGGAACCGGAACAAAATCGATCGTAGGCACCATCTTTTTGGTTATTTGGGCTATCACTTCTCTGGCTTTGGAAGAAGAAACGGGAGTGGTAAAATTCGACCAAACCATATATAAAGGAGCCCGGCAAAACTGGGGCGTTAGTATTGCCAACAACGGCATCATTTATTTTGCCAATCATTCGGGGCTTCTTTCGTTCGACGGAACCAACTGGACGATGAACAGGTTACCAAACAATACCATTGTACGATCGGTTAAAGCGGTTGCCGACTCGGTTGTTTACACTGGCGGATACAGGGAACTGGGCTTTTGGAAAACAACACCTACCGGAGAACTGGTCTACGAGTCGCTTAACCAGGAAGCCAAATCATTTCTTGAAGAAAACCCCAACCTGGAGATTTGGAACATCGCTGTAAAAGATGATTACGTTTACTTTCAATCCTTTAATAAAATTCTGGCTTATCATAATGATAGTGTTTTCTCGCTGCATCTTGATGGGGGTATCTCGGTAATGAATCAGGTTGAAGATCGTATTTTGGTTTCTGTCAGGGATAATGGCATATGGGAAGTTGAAAACGATAATGTAGAACGAATTATATTCGACGATGCGTTAATTGGTACAACGGTTAAATTTATTATTTCTGCCGACAACGAAAAGCTGCTGATTGGTACAGCCGACAGAGGAATTTTTCTTTGGGATGGAAATGTGCTGAAACAATGGAATGAAGAATGGACCTCGTATTTTATCGAGAACGAATTAAACAGGGCCTGTCGAACCAAAACCGGACAATATATTATTGGTTCGCTGGTTGACGGAATTGTGGCATTTGACGGTTTTGGAAAACTGATAACAAAAGTAAATTCGAGAAATGGTCTTCCGAATAACACGGTGTTGGGCATTGCAACCGACGAACGAGAGAATACCTGGCTGGCACTCGATATTGGAATTGGTTTTGTTGCCGACAATCCCAATAAAAGTTTTGTGGTTAAAAAGCTACCAGGAGCGGGCGCTATATACTCGACCGCCATTTTCGAGAACAATCTGTTCCTTGGTACGAACCAGGGTTTGTTTAAAGGATCGCTTGATTTGGATAATGATGATATTAAACTTGTTCAGGGCACGCAGGATCAGATATGGGATCTGAAAGTAATTGACGACGAGCTATTAATAGGGCACAACCAGGGGAGTTTTGTGCTAAAGAATGGGGTAAAAAGAGTTATCTCATCTGAAGGAGGAGCATTCAATTTTGTGCAGGATCCGTTTCATCCCGACTTGCTTTTGCAATCTACCTACAACCGCATTGTTGTATACAACAAAACCAACGACGGAATAGCGTTTCGAAACTACATCGAGCATTTTAGTAATCTGATCCGTTATATTGAATTCGATCATTTAGGAAATATCTGGGCCAGCCACATGCACCGAGGAATTTTTAAAATTCAAGTGGATGAAGAACGGACAAAAGCAGTGGGCGAACCTGAATATTTCGGAGAGGAGACATTTGGGAAAGACCATTCCATACATGTTTTTAAAATTGAAAAACGTATTGTTTTTACTACCGGCGAAAAATTATATACCTTCGACGATCTTACAAATTCTATTCTCCCATACGATACTTTAAATGTAAATTTGGGGAAATATGCAGCAGCCAACCGAATTGTTAAAGCTCCTGATAATTATTACTGGTTTATCGAGTCATCATCAATCGGTTTGTTTTCCATTGTACAAAACGATGTGAAACTGATTAAAGAGTTTCCGACTTCGTTGTTTAACGATCCGTTGTTGGTTGAAGGTTTCGAAAATATACTTCCTGGAAATGAATATACCGGAATTTTGTGTTTGCAAAACGGGCTGGCTTTTCTTGATGCTTCGGTGAGCGATTCAGCCACAAGTATGATTGGGCGTTACGCGCCAGAGGTGAGAACGATTGAGCTGCAACGTAATGGCGGTAGATCGGTATTTTTGCCACTTAACACCAATAAAACCGAGATTAAGAACACGCTGAACAACGTAAAATTCCGCTTCTCTTTTCCTATGCTCAATGAATTTCCGGTATCATACAAGTATTTTTTAAGGGGCTTGCATCAGGGCTGGTCGGAAAGTGTGGCGAACCCCGAATTTCAGTTTGAAAGATTACCGCGCGGAGACTATCAGCTACAAGTAAAAGCTGTTGATATTTGGGGTAACGAAAGCCAGCTTTATACCTTTGATTTTAAAATTCTGCCAGCACTATTGGGCACAAAGCTTGCCATATTTATTTACATGTTCATTTTAATCGGAGCGCTTTTATTGTTCCGAAGGTGGGGAGTGAAACAAACCCGAAAAAAAGAACAGCTAAGACTTGAAAAGCGCGAACGCGAAATTATACGGCTGAGAAATGACAAACTGCGAGACGAAGTACAGTTTAAGAGCAAAGAATTAGCAAACTCAACAATGGCGATTATTCGAAAGAATGAATTTTTGCTTGATTTAAAAAATATAGTGAGAAAACAGAAGAACGAGCTGGGATCGCGCTACCCAGATAAATATTACAATTATCTCAATAATAAAATAGACAAGAATATTTCGAGTAGGGATGATCGTCAGATTTTTGAGAATAATTTTGAGCGGGCACACGAACAGTTTTTCCAGAAAATGAAGAATAAATATCCTGACCTCACATCGAGCGACCTGCAACTTTGTGCTTATCTGCGAATGAATTTGTCGTCGAAGGAAATTGCACCACTACTTGGGATTTCAATTCGCGGCGTTGAAAACCATCGTTATAAGTTAAGGAAAAAGCTCAAACTGGAACCCGAGGATTCGCTCACCGATGTTATGTTTTCGGTTTAA
- a CDS encoding outer membrane protein assembly factor BamB family protein: MVNWTEHSLSGLNPKTGEVYWRFPWKTGSGMSIATPVLANDHIFVSAFYSGSLLVKLGDDYTSAEKVWQRSGESERKTDALHCVMNTPVIIGEYIYGVDSYGELRCLDFHTGDRIWEDQTAVKRNRWANIHFIQHNDKIWMFNEQGELIISELSPEGFTEISRAKLIDPTKKQLPRGVTWTHPAFANKHVFIRNDNKLICADLSK, encoded by the coding sequence GTGGTAAACTGGACCGAACACAGTTTGTCGGGATTAAATCCTAAGACTGGCGAAGTGTATTGGCGTTTTCCCTGGAAAACCGGCTCAGGAATGAGTATTGCCACTCCGGTATTAGCAAACGATCATATCTTTGTTAGTGCTTTTTACAGTGGCTCGTTGCTGGTAAAATTAGGCGATGATTACACTAGTGCCGAAAAAGTATGGCAACGCAGTGGTGAAAGTGAGCGTAAAACCGATGCTTTACATTGTGTAATGAATACCCCGGTAATTATAGGCGAATACATTTACGGAGTGGATAGTTATGGCGAGTTACGTTGCCTCGACTTTCATACTGGCGACAGGATTTGGGAAGATCAAACCGCCGTAAAACGAAACCGTTGGGCAAACATTCATTTTATTCAGCACAACGATAAAATATGGATGTTTAACGAGCAGGGAGAATTAATAATTTCAGAATTATCGCCTGAAGGATTTACCGAGATTAGCAGGGCTAAATTAATTGATCCCACTAAAAAACAATTGCCTCGTGGCGTAACCTGGACTCACCCTGCATTTGCCAATAAACATGTTTTTATTCGTAACGATAATAAACTGATTTGTGCTGATTTATCAAAATAG
- a CDS encoding outer membrane protein assembly factor BamB family protein has translation MVSINWPGLFGPTVANGKVYVSDRIEKPNQRERVLCVDEKNGEKIWEFSYDCVYSGVGYPAGPRASVVINNGKAYSLGTMGHFYCFDAASGEVIWNKDLNTEYEIIMPIWGIAATPLIVDEMIIVHVSGSNNACIVAFNKIQAKKSGGV, from the coding sequence ATGGTCAGTATCAATTGGCCCGGGCTATTCGGGCCAACTGTTGCCAATGGAAAAGTTTATGTAAGCGACCGCATTGAAAAACCAAATCAGCGTGAACGCGTGCTTTGTGTGGATGAAAAAAACGGAGAAAAGATTTGGGAATTTTCTTATGATTGTGTGTACTCCGGCGTTGGCTACCCTGCCGGCCCAAGAGCTTCGGTAGTTATTAATAATGGCAAAGCCTATTCGCTTGGAACAATGGGGCATTTTTATTGTTTTGATGCCGCTTCAGGAGAGGTGATTTGGAATAAGGACCTGAATACCGAATACGAAATTATTATGCCTATATGGGGAATTGCAGCTACTCCTTTAATTGTTGACGAAATGATTATAGTGCATGTGAGTGGTAGTAATAATGCATGTATTGTAGCCTTTAATAAAATACAGGCAAAGAAATCTGGCGGAGTTTAG
- a CDS encoding PAS domain S-box protein — protein MMISDKHPESTKANKGQNFKIIVIEDDDGLNRLIQKKLRKEGYETEGAITGKEALAKTTGNKNEILLIDFKLPDMTGKELTNKLIENYHKIPPIIVITGYGDEKIAVEMMKLGVWDYMVKEPNFIDILPVKIKHLCGEIERNEQLVKAEENLAKNLEVLNDTGEMARVGGWEINLENNTVYWTQSTKKIHEVAEDYLPTLEEAIGFFPGESKKRMEKAIEKAIQEGIQYEIESQFVTAKGNTLWVHAIGKPELKAGKCVRLHGTFQDITSRKKAEKNLKNKNAKLKRTEELAHFGSWEWDMKSDTVTWSDELFRIFKIDPQKGAPSYAEHPKLYTPESMNLLDQKVKGTIDSGQPYKVDLVIIRGDGTNANCTARGFAEHDKNGKIVRLFGSFQDITERKKAEEKFKLVVDNSPFPVAVVDEKDQNILYWSKNALELFGHNPKTSEEWYEMAYPNPEYRNKVIERWKPKLEIARKHSMSVNTGEYEIHCKNGTVKICEIYAQFIPGSLIITLNDITEKKEAEEQLKAQNQQLQAREQELKASNQQLLASEQQLRAAFQQMEANEQQLRAANQQLVANEQQLQATVQQLQAGEQQLKAANQQLKASEKELRDSKETAERYLNISSEVILSLDIKGNILILNESGHKLLGFKNQELIGENWFTTCLPKNDIKEIKGVFKQIIAGELSRVERYESAVVTRSGEIRTILWYNNTLVDKNGNITGLLSSGEDITERKKAEQQLAESEEKYRALYQNAPLAYQSLNINGEIKDVNPQWLKTLDYTKEEVVGKWFGNFLAHDYREHFRRNFKQFKKKGTIGGVEFNMVRSDDAEITVSFEGCIGYDDKGNFKQTYCTFKEITQQKKAEQELKESESFLKAIFENSINAIVVSNNQGNYISANDAAALLLGYAKEDLLKMKVGELHTIEKSGASKKYNNYLKNGRDSGEFEFITPEGIKKTALYSAVRIKKDFNLSILSDITDRKQAEVELIDAKEKAEEADRLKSAFLANMSHEIRTPMNGILGFTSLLQEPNLSGKEQQKFIEIIKRSGDRMLNTINDIIDISKIETGQMDLSINEMDVSEKIETHYNFFKVEAETKGLKLLLRNLLTDDEKQIKSDKQKFNSILSNLIKNAIKYTDRGSIEIGCSKVNNQLQCYVKDTGIGIPKNRQEAIFNRFVQADISDTHAFQGSGLGLAISKAYVEMLGGKIWFESEEGVGSQFYFTIPFNSSTSETAESNPASTEHQPLKMELKMLIVEDDEFAITYLSAILKEYAKTLLIAKTGIEAVEICRNNSELDIVLMDIKMPGIDGYEATRQIREFNKQVFIVAQTAYAQSGDREKAIIAGCDEYISKPINKNRLLEIVANHF, from the coding sequence ATGATGATTAGCGACAAACATCCGGAATCAACCAAAGCAAATAAAGGTCAAAATTTTAAAATCATTGTTATTGAAGACGATGATGGATTGAACCGCTTAATTCAAAAAAAACTTCGAAAAGAAGGTTATGAAACCGAAGGAGCAATAACCGGAAAAGAAGCATTGGCTAAAACCACTGGTAATAAAAATGAAATACTTTTAATTGATTTTAAATTGCCTGATATGACGGGCAAGGAGTTAACAAATAAATTGATTGAGAACTACCACAAAATTCCTCCAATAATTGTAATTACCGGTTATGGCGACGAAAAAATTGCCGTTGAAATGATGAAGCTCGGCGTTTGGGATTACATGGTGAAAGAGCCCAATTTTATTGATATTTTACCTGTAAAAATTAAACACTTGTGTGGCGAAATTGAAAGAAATGAACAACTGGTGAAAGCAGAGGAGAATTTAGCTAAAAATCTGGAAGTTTTAAACGATACCGGGGAAATGGCACGCGTTGGTGGCTGGGAGATTAATTTGGAAAACAACACGGTTTACTGGACGCAAAGCACCAAAAAAATACATGAAGTTGCCGAAGATTATCTGCCAACGCTTGAGGAAGCGATTGGGTTCTTTCCCGGAGAATCAAAAAAACGGATGGAAAAAGCAATCGAGAAAGCCATTCAAGAAGGAATTCAATATGAAATAGAGTCGCAATTTGTAACTGCAAAAGGCAATACATTGTGGGTACATGCCATTGGGAAACCTGAACTAAAAGCGGGTAAATGTGTGCGTTTACATGGCACTTTTCAGGATATTACTTCGCGAAAAAAAGCCGAAAAAAATCTTAAAAATAAAAATGCCAAACTAAAACGAACGGAAGAATTAGCACATTTTGGTAGCTGGGAATGGGACATGAAATCAGATACTGTTACCTGGTCAGATGAATTGTTTCGCATATTCAAAATAGATCCTCAAAAAGGAGCACCGTCTTACGCAGAGCACCCTAAGCTTTATACTCCCGAAAGCATGAACTTGCTGGACCAGAAAGTAAAAGGAACAATTGACTCCGGCCAACCTTATAAAGTTGATCTGGTGATAATACGCGGCGACGGAACTAATGCGAATTGCACTGCACGTGGATTTGCAGAACACGATAAAAATGGGAAAATTGTAAGGTTATTTGGTTCTTTTCAGGACATTACTGAACGGAAAAAAGCAGAGGAAAAATTCAAATTAGTAGTTGACAATAGTCCATTCCCGGTTGCAGTAGTTGATGAAAAGGATCAAAATATTTTGTATTGGAGCAAGAATGCGTTGGAGTTATTTGGGCATAATCCGAAAACATCGGAAGAGTGGTACGAAATGGCCTACCCAAATCCGGAATATCGCAACAAAGTAATTGAGCGCTGGAAACCTAAATTGGAGATCGCCCGAAAACATTCAATGTCAGTTAACACCGGAGAATACGAGATACATTGTAAAAATGGAACAGTAAAAATTTGTGAGATTTATGCGCAATTTATCCCAGGCAGTTTAATTATAACGTTAAACGACATTACCGAAAAAAAGGAAGCAGAAGAACAATTAAAAGCACAGAATCAACAATTACAGGCCCGCGAGCAAGAATTGAAAGCATCCAATCAACAATTATTAGCAAGTGAACAACAACTGCGGGCAGCATTTCAACAGATGGAAGCCAATGAACAACAGCTAAGAGCTGCGAATCAGCAGTTAGTCGCTAACGAGCAACAATTGCAGGCTACAGTTCAACAATTACAGGCAGGCGAACAACAATTGAAGGCAGCAAACCAACAGCTAAAAGCCAGCGAAAAAGAATTACGCGATAGCAAAGAAACCGCTGAACGCTATTTAAATATTTCATCTGAAGTTATTTTATCCCTCGATATTAAAGGAAATATTTTAATCCTAAATGAAAGTGGCCATAAACTATTGGGCTTTAAAAACCAGGAATTGATAGGTGAAAACTGGTTTACAACTTGTCTCCCCAAAAATGATATAAAAGAAATTAAAGGAGTTTTTAAACAAATAATAGCAGGTGAATTAAGCAGAGTAGAACGTTATGAATCGGCTGTTGTTACAAGATCCGGTGAAATTCGTACTATTTTATGGTACAACAATACCTTGGTGGATAAAAACGGAAATATTACCGGATTATTGAGTTCCGGAGAAGATATTACCGAAAGAAAAAAGGCAGAACAGCAGTTAGCCGAAAGTGAGGAGAAATACCGTGCATTGTATCAAAATGCTCCTCTTGCTTATCAATCGTTAAACATTAACGGAGAAATAAAAGATGTTAATCCTCAGTGGTTAAAAACACTAGACTATACAAAAGAGGAAGTTGTTGGCAAATGGTTCGGCAATTTTCTTGCTCACGATTACAGGGAACATTTTCGTAGAAACTTCAAACAATTTAAAAAGAAAGGAACTATAGGTGGTGTTGAATTTAACATGGTGCGAAGCGACGATGCCGAAATTACCGTCTCTTTCGAAGGATGTATCGGTTATGACGACAAAGGGAATTTCAAACAAACGTACTGTACTTTTAAAGAAATCACACAACAAAAAAAGGCAGAACAGGAATTAAAGGAAAGTGAATCATTTTTAAAAGCAATATTTGAAAATAGTATCAATGCCATAGTCGTTTCCAACAATCAGGGAAATTATATTTCAGCAAATGATGCTGCTGCATTACTGCTAGGGTATGCAAAAGAAGATTTGCTAAAAATGAAGGTGGGTGAATTGCATACCATTGAAAAAAGTGGAGCATCAAAAAAATACAATAACTATTTAAAGAACGGCAGAGACAGCGGTGAATTTGAATTTATTACTCCGGAAGGCATAAAGAAAACCGCACTATACAGCGCGGTTCGGATTAAAAAAGATTTTAACCTGAGTATTTTATCTGATATAACAGACCGTAAGCAAGCAGAAGTAGAATTAATTGATGCCAAAGAAAAAGCGGAAGAAGCCGACCGCTTAAAATCAGCATTTTTGGCGAATATGAGTCACGAAATCCGAACACCAATGAACGGGATTCTTGGGTTTACCAGTCTGCTTCAAGAGCCTAATCTTTCAGGCAAAGAACAGCAAAAGTTTATTGAAATAATAAAAAGAAGTGGAGACCGCATGCTTAATACGATAAACGATATAATTGATATTTCAAAGATTGAGACCGGCCAAATGGATTTATCCATAAACGAAATGGATGTTTCCGAAAAAATTGAAACCCATTATAACTTTTTTAAGGTAGAGGCAGAAACAAAAGGATTAAAGCTTTTGCTTCGGAATTTATTAACGGATGACGAAAAACAGATAAAATCAGATAAACAGAAATTTAATTCCATTCTTTCCAACCTGATAAAAAATGCGATTAAATATACCGACAGGGGAAGCATTGAGATTGGCTGCAGTAAAGTAAATAATCAGTTGCAGTGTTATGTGAAAGATACAGGAATTGGAATTCCGAAAAACAGGCAAGAAGCTATTTTTAACCGTTTTGTGCAAGCAGATATTTCGGATACACATGCTTTTCAAGGATCAGGTTTAGGGCTGGCAATTTCCAAAGCTTATGTTGAAATGCTAGGTGGAAAAATCTGGTTTGAAAGCGAAGAAGGAGTAGGATCGCAATTTTATTTTACCATTCCTTTTAATTCTTCTACTAGCGAAACAGCTGAGAGCAATCCCGCTTCTACTGAACACCAACCTCTAAAAATGGAATTAAAAATGCTCATTGTTGAGGATGATGAATTTGCGATTACCTATTTAAGCGCCATACTTAAAGAATATGCAAAAACTTTATTAATTGCCAAAACAGGAATTGAAGCCGTGGAAATCTGCCGTAATAATTCAGAACTAGACATCGTTCTAATGGATATTAAAATGCCCGGTATTGACGGCTACGAGGCAACACGACAAATACGTGAATTCAATAAACAAGTATTTATAGTGGCACAAACAGCTTACGCACAATCGGGCGACCGGGAAAAGGCAATAATAGCTGGATGCGATGAGTATATTTCGAAACCTATTAACAAAAATCGACTATTGGAAATAGTAGCTAACCATTTTTGA